The stretch of DNA TTTAAATCCCTGTTCTCTTGCTGGTAGCAATGCAGGTGGTATGTCTTTATATATCCAAAACCCACATGGAGGCCTTTTCACAATTTCAATGTCTATCCCATATTTTTCCTTTATATATATCTTTAAATTTTTGCTTTGATATCCCATATCAGCCTACATTTCCTTAACTCCAGTATACTTCTCTCTGTCTTGTTTAATACTACCTTTACTCCATCCCTGTCATTCTCACTGGCAGCTCCCACACAACAACTCAGTATGAAACCCTGAGTATCTATAATCATATACCTTTTTCTACCTTTTACTTTTTTACCCCCATCATAACCTTTGCTCCCTCTTTTTCTGTAGTTCCAACAGACTGGCTGTCTACTATGGAAGCGCTCAGCTGCTCATTTCTTCCTATTTTTCGCTACATTTGGTAATTTCATAACTCATTTTTTCAAAGGTACCCTGCTTTTTTCATTGCATGAATTGCTCATATACAGTTTTCCAGAATGGAAAGTCATTCGGCAGATAACGCTATTGGCACCCTGTACGTAGTACATAGAAAATTGCTTATAATATTTCTTTCTTACTATACTTTGGCGATCTTCCTCCTTTCTTGTACGATACCCTAAAGTATTTTTCTATTCTAGCCCACTCCCCTTCACTTAAGTCTGTTGGATATTTCTCCTTATCTCTTACCTCATTTTATATCTCTTAACGCTATACCCTTATTTTAGTCTCCGGACAATCTCTTATAGCTAACTAAGATAAAGTTTCCCCGATGCTGAAAGACAAAATTGATGATCGAATTGATATCAAGCCAAAAGTTTGGTAGAGTTTTTCTTACGGCATGCTTGATAGCAAACCAAAACTTCTCAACTGGATTTAAGTCAGGTGAGCATGGCAGCAAAACAAAATTTTATATCCAACGGTTTCTATTAATTTTCTCGTCCTTATCAGACTTATGAAAGCTCACATTATCGAGAATAATAGTTTGCCCAGGTTTTAATATCAGAATAAGCACATTTTAACATAAGCTTCAAAAAATTCGCTGTTATAATACCCTTCAATTATCCTGGTGCTTCAACTTTTCCTTCATCGAGTGCTCCAATTATGCACACCCTTTTTTTGTACCCTGTTTTTTCCGCAAACAATCTTTCCCCTATTGCAGCCCACCCATACATATAAAACTCATTATCCTCTATACCTGATTCATCAGTGAATACTAAATTTTCTTCGTTTATTTCTACTATTTTTTTTATGAATTCCTTTCGTTTTTCTTCATCCCTTTCCTGATAGAGAAAAGTTTTTCTTATATATAGTTTACTTTTTTAAGGTAAGTTATACACCATACTTTTGCATATATTACTAAATTTTCCAATTATCTTTTCAATTGCAGTTTCCCGATTTTTACTCAGGAACTTGACAAATTTGTCTATGTCTTTAATCTTATGGTCATATCCCTTTTGGTAGCCTGAAGATGATTTTATACTTCTTGTTTCTTCTCTTCTTTTCCTCCACTAATATATAGTCTTTTCATCAATTTTGAACATCCCGCTTACTGAATTCATAGTCATTTTTTTCTTGTCAACCACTTTTAAAACTCGTTCTCTGAGCCTTCATACCAATTTTCACTGTTAATAGGTCAAATAAGTGACATTGCAGAGTTGCTTTATTGCGGAGCGAGAAGGGTAGGTAATAAATTTACATAAAGCGCTCTCAAGCAAAGCAATTGTATTATATACTTTATTACGCAAAATGTTCTGTTTTATATATAACCAAAGTTTTCCAATAGGATGAAGCT from Wolbachia endosymbiont strain TRS of Brugia malayi encodes:
- a CDS encoding transposase → MRKTFLYQERDEEKRKEFIKKIVEINEENLVFTDESGIEDNEFYMYGWAAIGERLFAEKTGYKKRVCIIGALDEGKVEAPG